The following coding sequences lie in one Lentilactobacillus sp. SPB1-3 genomic window:
- a CDS encoding cation:proton antiporter, whose amino-acid sequence MEAFYSVTLLIVAALISNIISSTFDKIPLTFFEIASGFALSFLPIFHNYSLEPEMFMLCIIAPMLYMDGSRTDMSRFRNSLGQLFSMAVFLAIVTAVIMGFVFHALLPIVPITLSIVLAAIITPTDSLAFSSVTQDIKIPKDVSGALETESLFNDASGIVIFNLAIVAYVTGQFSLTSGLSNFAISFFGGIIVGLIAGRIFSSLQDFLISKSMDTSTVLLPLSLMSPIAIYLIAEWFHASGILAVVSAGILQGLFSNRLRLTATDVQLVINSSWQVVNNLLSGIVFVLLGVTIPTVISQMTSVTNHLLVELLLLSVVLYVGMLVIRFLWTRFNLVRLQTDHPAFNSSKDSFIVAIGGIHGTITLSMALSIPYTLSGRAFPFRDEIIFVATVVILLSLIVPTIILPLMLDRKAKPDEATFNSFRNQMVDYASNRVKQAPNIEIADRNYVLDMLASQKKTGHTDSKKIRVIMNEINNIQYQAMMDSLGNSETDKRIANMLSRRFVANPDTNGGFGQKIKLTLRLLSSRRRSKKVRQKITDYRNSVAAKKQLPEPNGDNTPNNKNALFTSRVEFSKRIGELRQNIDDISFKRTNEYLDSIESDDNVSEVAFARSAVTFRRNRGNSQNTAYQKDLLITALQYEYQFVSTQFKQEKIDKTLSDRLNQSIATDQMVYLQSLDGD is encoded by the coding sequence ATGGAAGCGTTTTATTCTGTAACATTATTGATTGTTGCAGCATTAATTTCAAACATAATTTCTTCAACATTTGACAAAATTCCCTTAACTTTTTTCGAAATTGCAAGCGGTTTTGCACTTTCTTTTCTACCCATATTTCACAATTACTCACTGGAACCAGAAATGTTTATGCTATGTATTATTGCTCCCATGTTGTATATGGATGGTTCTAGAACTGACATGAGTCGGTTCAGAAATTCACTGGGGCAATTATTCTCGATGGCAGTCTTTTTAGCCATCGTAACTGCTGTGATTATGGGATTCGTTTTTCATGCATTGTTACCAATCGTACCAATCACATTATCAATCGTATTAGCAGCAATTATTACACCAACTGATTCACTAGCCTTTTCATCAGTTACTCAAGATATCAAGATTCCAAAAGATGTTTCCGGGGCATTGGAAACTGAGTCATTATTTAATGATGCATCAGGAATCGTAATCTTTAACTTGGCCATCGTCGCTTACGTAACTGGTCAGTTCTCTCTGACTAGTGGCTTATCAAACTTCGCTATCAGTTTTTTTGGCGGTATTATTGTTGGTTTGATTGCCGGCAGAATTTTTTCATCACTACAAGATTTTTTGATTTCCAAATCAATGGATACGTCGACTGTCCTGCTTCCTCTAAGCCTAATGTCTCCAATTGCCATCTATTTAATTGCAGAGTGGTTCCACGCTTCGGGAATTCTGGCTGTTGTCTCCGCTGGAATTTTACAAGGATTATTCTCAAATCGACTTCGCTTAACAGCAACAGATGTTCAATTAGTGATTAACTCCAGCTGGCAGGTCGTTAATAATCTGCTTTCTGGCATCGTGTTCGTACTTTTAGGAGTCACTATTCCAACTGTCATTTCTCAGATGACGTCCGTAACTAATCATTTATTAGTTGAATTGCTATTATTATCCGTTGTTTTATACGTTGGTATGCTAGTTATCAGATTTTTATGGACGCGCTTTAACTTAGTAAGATTGCAAACTGACCATCCTGCCTTTAATTCAAGTAAAGATTCATTCATCGTTGCAATCGGTGGCATTCACGGAACTATCACACTTTCAATGGCACTTTCAATCCCATACACTCTCAGTGGACGGGCCTTTCCGTTTCGTGATGAAATAATCTTTGTGGCAACAGTCGTTATTCTCCTAAGTCTAATTGTTCCAACTATTATTTTGCCATTAATGCTTGATCGAAAAGCTAAACCAGACGAAGCCACCTTTAACAGCTTTCGCAATCAAATGGTTGACTACGCCTCTAATCGTGTCAAACAGGCACCAAACATCGAAATTGCTGATAGAAATTACGTTCTCGATATGCTTGCCAGTCAGAAGAAGACCGGTCATACTGATTCTAAAAAAATCAGGGTAATCATGAACGAGATTAATAACATTCAATATCAAGCCATGATGGATTCTTTGGGAAACAGCGAGACTGATAAGCGAATTGCAAATATGCTTAGTCGCAGATTTGTCGCCAACCCAGACACCAATGGTGGCTTTGGCCAAAAAATCAAGTTGACGCTTCGTCTACTCTCATCTAGAAGACGATCAAAAAAAGTTAGGCAGAAGATCACTGATTACCGGAATTCTGTTGCCGCAAAAAAACAATTACCAGAACCCAATGGTGATAACACTCCAAATAACAAGAATGCCCTATTTACTAGTCGGGTTGAATTCAGCAAGCGGATTGGTGAACTCCGCCAGAACATTGATGATATTTCATTTAAGCGAACTAATGAATATTTGGACAGTATTGAAAGTGACGATAACGTCAGTGAAGTTGCATTTGCTAGATCCGCTGTTACTTTCAGACGAAATCGTGGTAATTCACAAAATACAGCTTATCAAAAAGACTTACTAATCACTGCCTTGCAATACGAATATCAATTTGTTTCAACACAATTTAAACAGGAAAAAATCGATAAGACTCTTTCTGATAGACTTAATCAAAGTATTGCCACTGATCAAATGGTTTACCTTCAATCACTTGATGGAGATTAA
- a CDS encoding bifunctional metallophosphatase/5'-nucleotidase has translation MKITILCTSDTHGFIEPTNYVDKGFTKPFGIGKASSAIQAYKMAHPDEKIIVIDNGDFLEGSPLSYFVAKKADSADQHIYNRCYNDVGYQLGTIGNHEFDYGLNYLKDVMKQSQRQFICANIVDHNNEPFLGKPYEIVDFGPCKVGFLGLSTTSTKKWKNVNELDDFNLISEIDTAAKYIPEMKKQADFIVAVYHGGFERDHTGTWTDINPGENKGYDLLENFPEIDAMISGHQHRKIAGHLFKKPIIQPGSRGEFVGRITLNISNSDKRITKGESELISVEDYPVDPRIGKALDPLSKDVSHWLDHPLARIKGNLSFDDPFSARIQDSAYMEFVHKVQMDKMGVDISATALYNNEAHGFSNPITMRNIITNYVYPNTLVVSEVSGEDIKDALEVSAEYFALKGGRVVVNEKFIFPKHRYYNYDMYEGIDYTLDISKPIGKRVTKLSYHGKPISPDQKLKVVLNRYRATGGGHYSMFTKDKIIKTDDTIISQIFLEYLQNHPVIEATNNQNFQVIPDNK, from the coding sequence ATGAAAATAACAATTCTTTGTACTAGTGATACACATGGATTCATCGAACCTACCAATTATGTGGATAAAGGCTTTACTAAACCGTTTGGTATTGGTAAGGCATCAAGTGCCATTCAAGCATACAAAATGGCCCATCCAGATGAAAAAATTATCGTCATCGACAATGGCGATTTTTTAGAAGGCTCTCCTTTATCATACTTTGTTGCTAAAAAAGCCGATTCGGCTGATCAACACATCTATAATCGATGTTACAACGATGTTGGTTACCAATTGGGAACTATTGGCAATCACGAATTCGACTACGGTTTGAATTATTTAAAGGATGTTATGAAGCAGTCCCAACGCCAATTTATTTGTGCCAACATCGTTGATCATAATAATGAACCTTTCTTGGGTAAACCATATGAAATTGTTGATTTTGGGCCGTGTAAAGTTGGCTTCTTAGGTCTGAGTACGACCAGCACCAAAAAGTGGAAAAACGTCAACGAGTTAGATGACTTTAATTTGATTTCTGAAATCGACACTGCCGCTAAATACATTCCAGAAATGAAAAAGCAGGCCGACTTCATAGTTGCTGTATACCACGGCGGCTTTGAGCGTGATCATACCGGAACTTGGACCGATATTAACCCAGGTGAGAACAAAGGCTACGATCTACTAGAAAATTTTCCTGAAATTGATGCAATGATTTCTGGCCATCAACACCGCAAAATTGCCGGTCATTTATTCAAAAAACCAATCATTCAGCCCGGTTCTCGCGGTGAATTTGTCGGCAGAATCACACTGAATATCTCGAACTCTGATAAACGAATTACCAAGGGTGAATCTGAACTGATCAGCGTTGAAGATTATCCAGTTGATCCACGAATTGGCAAAGCCTTAGATCCATTATCAAAGGACGTATCCCATTGGCTAGATCATCCATTAGCTAGAATCAAGGGTAACCTATCCTTTGACGATCCATTTTCTGCACGAATTCAAGATTCGGCTTATATGGAATTCGTCCATAAGGTCCAGATGGACAAAATGGGAGTCGATATATCTGCTACGGCCCTGTACAATAACGAAGCGCACGGGTTTTCTAATCCGATTACCATGCGCAATATCATTACCAACTATGTTTACCCAAATACCTTAGTGGTTTCCGAAGTGTCCGGTGAGGACATCAAAGATGCCTTAGAAGTCTCGGCCGAATACTTCGCACTCAAAGGTGGCCGCGTAGTGGTAAATGAAAAATTCATTTTTCCGAAACATCGCTATTATAATTATGATATGTATGAGGGAATTGACTATACCTTGGATATTTCAAAACCAATTGGTAAGCGAGTTACCAAGCTAAGTTACCACGGTAAGCCAATCTCACCCGATCAAAAACTAAAGGTAGTTCTTAACCGTTATCGAGCAACAGGCGGTGGCCACTACTCTATGTTTACAAAAGACAAAATTATCAAAACAGATGACACGATTATTTCACAAATTTTTCTCGAATATTTACAAAACCATCCCGTTATCGAAGCGACCAATAACCAAAATTTCCAAGTCATTCCAGATAATAAATAA
- the rny gene encoding ribonuclease Y has protein sequence MVITIILAVIVAVIAGIVGQKSEQKKHDQAIQQAQQQAGQMVHAAEKEAKQVAEEVVTNGKTETENYQASIDEELDSYEADNRIRQSRIDQRTNGVEQVKQRLDKMHNELAERQSELDDIQTEIDKLAVQAEQLANKRRQVLQDNGDLSYEEAARQITDQLAIDLDREREVELRYQNDEAKVIAPKMAKQLADDAIQRGPVDYPREHVEHSVVLPDQGTKQKLLGKENINLRYIETLTGVDIVFDRNEPLMLHVVTSDPLRREIARTVIGNLMVTRQINSQTIEQQVDTVSSNLMSEIRKTGEDVATSLHIGFVHPDEMKLIGRLRYRTSYGQNVLTHSIEVAKIAGILAAEFGLDVQIAKRAGLFHDIGKAIDHDIDSTHVELGVQIAQQYDEDEQVVNSIASHHGDVDVTTPIANLVAAGDSISGGRQGARSESAEEYINRLRSLEKIAGQKPGVKDSFAIQAGREIRVMVDPNQINDEKNQELAAQISNQIENELTYPGKIKVTLIRSFKAVSYVGAEKKKKKKRA, from the coding sequence TTGGTAATAACAATTATATTAGCTGTTATTGTTGCTGTGATTGCTGGAATCGTTGGACAAAAGTCCGAACAAAAAAAGCATGACCAAGCAATTCAACAGGCCCAACAGCAAGCGGGACAAATGGTTCACGCTGCTGAAAAAGAGGCAAAACAAGTCGCTGAAGAAGTCGTTACAAACGGCAAGACAGAGACTGAAAATTATCAAGCATCTATTGATGAAGAACTTGATAGCTACGAAGCAGATAACCGAATTCGCCAGTCACGAATTGATCAACGTACCAATGGCGTTGAACAGGTTAAACAACGTTTAGATAAAATGCATAATGAACTAGCTGAGCGCCAATCTGAGTTAGATGATATCCAGACTGAAATTGATAAATTAGCTGTTCAGGCTGAGCAACTAGCTAACAAACGGCGCCAAGTGCTTCAAGATAACGGTGATTTAAGTTATGAAGAAGCCGCTAGACAGATCACAGATCAATTAGCAATAGATTTAGATCGCGAACGAGAAGTTGAACTTAGATATCAAAACGATGAAGCCAAAGTTATTGCACCTAAGATGGCTAAGCAGTTGGCTGACGATGCAATTCAACGAGGCCCCGTTGATTATCCTCGTGAACACGTTGAGCATTCGGTTGTTCTACCTGACCAGGGAACTAAGCAAAAGCTGTTAGGTAAAGAAAATATCAATTTAAGGTATATTGAAACCTTAACTGGTGTCGATATTGTCTTTGATCGTAATGAACCGTTGATGTTGCACGTTGTGACTTCAGATCCATTACGCCGAGAAATCGCTAGAACAGTTATTGGTAATCTGATGGTTACCAGACAGATAAACTCGCAAACCATCGAACAACAAGTCGACACGGTTTCAAGTAATCTCATGAGTGAAATCAGAAAAACTGGTGAGGATGTTGCTACCAGCTTACACATTGGTTTCGTTCATCCCGATGAAATGAAATTAATTGGTAGATTAAGGTATCGGACTAGTTATGGTCAAAATGTTTTGACCCACTCAATCGAAGTTGCTAAGATTGCTGGAATATTAGCTGCTGAATTTGGTTTAGATGTTCAAATCGCCAAACGAGCAGGATTATTCCATGATATTGGTAAGGCAATTGACCATGATATTGACAGTACCCACGTTGAGTTGGGTGTTCAAATCGCTCAACAATATGATGAAGATGAACAGGTTGTTAATTCAATCGCATCTCACCATGGTGATGTGGACGTTACAACGCCAATCGCTAATTTAGTTGCTGCTGGTGACTCCATTTCGGGTGGTCGTCAAGGAGCTAGAAGTGAGTCTGCAGAAGAATATATCAATCGATTGCGTAGCTTAGAGAAGATTGCTGGGCAAAAGCCGGGCGTCAAAGATAGTTTTGCTATTCAGGCTGGTCGAGAAATTCGAGTTATGGTTGACCCTAATCAGATCAATGATGAGAAGAATCAGGAACTTGCCGCACAAATTAGCAATCAGATTGAAAATGAGTTAACGTATCCTGGTAAGATCAAGGTAACTTTGATTAGAAGCTTCAAAGCAGTGTCATATGTTGGTGCTGAAAAGAAGAAGAAAAAGAAACGGGCATAA
- a CDS encoding alpha/beta hydrolase, whose amino-acid sequence MKKRRRLMVVGLSALALVAAGLFGAGMYFYQVAVVPAPKTFLAKDKPIKQSNPLYPAHKWYQSVSKERWYETSAGQNLRLDANYIPAATKTNKTVLVAHGFMSNKDKMFAYAYMFHKLGYNVLLPDARGHGDSQGKYIGFGWPERLDYDKWIKQVIKRNGNNSQIVMFGVSMGGATTMMVSGTKLPRQVKAFVEDCGYTSANDEIEYQAKQLYHMPVVPRFPLVDIVSGITQVKDGYNFKEASSLNQVKKNHRPMMFIHGSEDQFVPTRMVYPLYHATKGPKELLIVKGAGHAQSYEKNPDLYTQKVSQFLTKYVK is encoded by the coding sequence ATGAAGAAAAGAAGACGACTAATGGTAGTTGGGTTGTCAGCACTGGCATTAGTTGCTGCTGGATTATTCGGAGCAGGGATGTATTTTTATCAAGTGGCAGTCGTGCCTGCACCTAAAACATTTTTAGCAAAAGATAAGCCGATTAAACAGAGTAATCCGCTTTATCCTGCTCATAAATGGTATCAATCAGTATCCAAAGAGCGTTGGTATGAAACTTCAGCTGGGCAAAATTTACGATTGGATGCCAATTATATTCCTGCAGCTACCAAGACTAATAAAACAGTGTTGGTTGCCCATGGGTTTATGAGTAACAAAGATAAAATGTTCGCATATGCATACATGTTTCATAAGTTAGGCTATAACGTCTTGTTGCCTGATGCTAGGGGACATGGTGATAGCCAAGGTAAATATATTGGCTTTGGTTGGCCTGAACGCCTAGATTATGATAAATGGATCAAACAGGTTATTAAACGCAATGGTAATAATTCACAGATCGTTATGTTTGGTGTCAGCATGGGTGGCGCCACTACTATGATGGTTAGTGGTACTAAATTACCTCGTCAAGTTAAAGCATTCGTTGAAGACTGTGGTTATACAAGTGCTAATGATGAGATAGAGTATCAAGCTAAGCAACTCTACCATATGCCGGTAGTTCCACGTTTCCCATTAGTTGACATTGTTAGTGGCATTACTCAAGTTAAGGATGGATATAACTTTAAAGAGGCTAGCTCACTTAATCAGGTAAAGAAGAATCATCGACCAATGATGTTTATTCATGGTTCTGAAGATCAGTTCGTGCCGACTCGAATGGTTTATCCACTATATCACGCTACCAAAGGTCCTAAAGAGTTGCTAATCGTTAAAGGGGCGGGCCATGCGCAATCTTATGAAAAGAATCCGGACTTATACACACAGAAGGTTAGTCAGTTTCTAACTAAGTACGTTAAATAG
- a CDS encoding helix-turn-helix domain-containing protein has product MFSERLRALRTGQHLTLESLATELNAMFPTDKQHENTPAQIGNWERGVRTPSYLEVQKLAKFFDVTMDYITGLSENTAYDLGRLFISDKDLTFNGQLISSADRYEVYQLIAGYLHGRDNRTTESTHQQGNQEQLNLNINDK; this is encoded by the coding sequence ATGTTTTCTGAACGATTACGGGCATTGCGAACAGGCCAACATTTAACCCTCGAAAGCCTAGCGACCGAACTAAATGCAATGTTTCCAACTGATAAGCAACACGAGAACACTCCAGCACAAATCGGCAACTGGGAACGCGGTGTCCGCACCCCTTCTTACCTTGAGGTGCAGAAGTTAGCTAAATTTTTTGATGTCACCATGGATTACATTACAGGACTATCCGAAAACACAGCATATGACCTAGGCCGGCTCTTTATCTCTGATAAAGATCTCACCTTTAATGGTCAATTAATTTCATCTGCCGACCGTTATGAGGTCTATCAGCTAATCGCTGGTTACTTACATGGCCGAGATAACCGCACGACAGAATCAACTCATCAACAAGGTAACCAAGAACAACTAAACTTGAATATCAATGATAAATAA
- a CDS encoding SAM-dependent methyltransferase, whose amino-acid sequence MLSNKQKKKLLKKHSQAKPMSKETDYISKLNYYRELYTDVPEVVFLINNILQSDRLIKAGMLPQDLPELILPDDIQDQIFAIVNAKYAKGDPAGDHLWNQLTNELPKADKLLRSYRDYLEETYGMWAYISAPFVKAIADYVGDAAVLEVMAGNGYISRGLQNLGRTVYPTDSLAWETENQTGNHQVIDVEKLDAISAIQKYSDKVKYVIMSWSPDKDTIDMKILNEIRNANHNLTLIVIGEKNGATNSTEFWQQANFIDQPAANKLNEHHQPFDLIKDQVYLVD is encoded by the coding sequence ATGCTTTCTAACAAACAAAAGAAAAAGTTATTAAAGAAACATTCTCAAGCTAAGCCAATGTCCAAGGAAACTGACTACATCTCTAAGCTAAACTACTACCGTGAACTTTATACTGACGTTCCCGAAGTAGTTTTTTTAATCAACAACATCTTGCAAAGTGATCGCCTGATCAAAGCAGGTATGCTACCACAAGATTTACCAGAACTGATACTACCCGATGACATTCAAGACCAAATATTTGCCATCGTAAATGCCAAATATGCCAAGGGCGATCCTGCAGGTGACCACCTGTGGAATCAATTAACGAATGAATTGCCAAAGGCTGATAAACTACTACGTTCATATCGGGATTATCTGGAAGAAACTTATGGCATGTGGGCATATATTTCAGCCCCATTTGTCAAAGCTATCGCCGATTATGTCGGTGATGCAGCCGTTCTCGAAGTTATGGCGGGAAATGGTTACATTTCTCGAGGATTGCAAAACTTAGGTCGCACTGTTTACCCAACTGACAGTTTGGCTTGGGAAACCGAAAACCAGACTGGTAACCACCAAGTTATCGATGTTGAAAAATTAGATGCCATCAGTGCAATTCAAAAATACAGCGATAAAGTAAAATATGTGATTATGAGTTGGTCTCCTGACAAAGATACGATTGACATGAAAATCTTAAATGAAATAAGAAACGCCAACCACAATTTAACACTCATTGTGATCGGCGAAAAAAATGGTGCTACTAATTCAACTGAATTCTGGCAACAGGCTAACTTTATCGACCAACCCGCTGCAAATAAATTAAACGAACATCATCAACCATTTGATTTGATCAAAGATCAGGTCTACCTAGTTGACTGA
- a CDS encoding methylated-DNA--[protein]-cysteine S-methyltransferase: MKKIYWDSVEIDHTKFFFTVTEAGISFVSSPGKRLSEMFDFYPDIRYQVEFTYDDERTAPYREQFEDYFAGKERHFDLPIDVTNAGTEFQQLVWNEITKIPYGETISYGDLADKVGNRNSVRAVAHAVALNPVLIMIPCHRIVKADGTAGQYRGGEQQKKALLELESRVPKKSFINKLPLPKISQLGRPDL; the protein is encoded by the coding sequence ATGAAGAAAATCTACTGGGATAGTGTTGAAATTGATCACACTAAGTTCTTTTTCACTGTGACCGAAGCGGGAATCAGCTTTGTTTCAAGTCCAGGTAAAAGATTATCTGAAATGTTTGATTTCTATCCTGATATCAGATATCAGGTGGAATTCACATATGATGATGAAAGAACTGCTCCTTACCGCGAACAGTTTGAGGATTATTTCGCTGGTAAAGAACGTCATTTTGATTTGCCTATCGATGTGACCAATGCAGGAACGGAATTTCAACAATTAGTATGGAACGAAATTACTAAGATTCCCTACGGTGAGACTATCAGTTATGGTGATTTAGCCGATAAGGTCGGCAATCGTAATTCTGTTAGAGCAGTTGCTCACGCAGTTGCCCTTAACCCTGTGTTGATTATGATTCCTTGTCATCGCATCGTCAAAGCCGATGGTACTGCTGGTCAGTATCGAGGTGGGGAGCAACAAAAAAAGGCTTTGCTTGAACTTGAAAGCAGAGTCCCTAAAAAAAGTTTTATTAATAAATTACCGTTACCTAAAATCAGTCAACTAGGTAGACCTGATCTTTGA
- the arcD gene encoding arginine-ornithine antiporter, which produces MKEHDGKLGLIELIGLVVGSIIGGGVFNLMHDMSVGAGAGAIIIGWVITAIGMVMLALTFQNLTMKRSDLDAGVYSYAEAGFGKYMGFNSAWGYWLSAWLGNVGYATLLMSAVAYFLPIFKDGQNIWSIVAASFILWACHFMILRGVESASFVNTVITVAKLIPIFLFVIIVLFAFKLNMFTMDFWNTASGNFEWGSVMSQVKSTMLVTVWVFIGIEGAVVFSGRARKRSDVGKATVLGIITVILIYMLITLLSFGVMSRSGLSHLSQPAMAQLLESLVGKWGAVVVNLGLIISVVGAWLSWTMFAGQLPYEAAKQGSFPKIFAKENKNGAPINSLLFTNVLVEIFMFSYLITAQAYNFFYSVSSAAILIPYAFSAFYQLKFSMNESKGTAGRIGNIVIGLISSVYALWLLFAAGPKFLLLTCILFAAGIPVYWILQKKDNHAEKIFGPVERVVAILIILGAIYAIYGLLVGKIMLNM; this is translated from the coding sequence ATGAAAGAACACGATGGTAAATTAGGTTTAATTGAACTGATCGGATTGGTTGTTGGATCCATCATTGGTGGTGGGGTGTTCAACCTGATGCATGATATGTCTGTAGGCGCTGGTGCCGGTGCAATCATCATTGGGTGGGTCATCACTGCTATTGGTATGGTTATGTTAGCATTGACCTTCCAAAACTTAACAATGAAACGTTCCGATCTTGATGCCGGGGTATATAGTTACGCTGAAGCTGGATTTGGGAAATATATGGGATTCAACTCAGCTTGGGGATATTGGCTGTCAGCATGGTTAGGTAACGTAGGTTATGCAACATTACTAATGAGTGCCGTGGCTTACTTCTTACCAATTTTTAAAGACGGTCAAAACATCTGGTCGATCGTGGCCGCATCATTTATCTTATGGGCTTGTCACTTTATGATTTTAAGAGGTGTTGAGTCAGCATCGTTTGTTAACACAGTGATTACGGTCGCTAAGTTAATTCCAATTTTCTTATTTGTAATTATTGTTTTATTTGCTTTTAAACTTAACATGTTCACGATGGACTTCTGGAACACTGCTAGTGGTAACTTTGAATGGGGCAGCGTAATGTCTCAAGTTAAGAGTACTATGCTAGTTACTGTTTGGGTATTTATCGGAATTGAAGGAGCGGTTGTCTTCTCAGGAAGAGCTAGAAAACGTTCTGATGTTGGTAAAGCAACTGTTTTAGGAATTATTACCGTTATTTTGATCTACATGTTAATTACCTTGCTCTCATTTGGTGTTATGAGCAGAAGTGGATTATCACATCTATCACAACCTGCCATGGCTCAATTACTAGAAAGCTTAGTTGGTAAGTGGGGGGCAGTTGTTGTTAACCTTGGTCTTATCATCTCAGTTGTTGGTGCTTGGTTATCATGGACTATGTTTGCCGGTCAATTACCTTATGAAGCTGCAAAACAAGGAAGCTTCCCTAAGATCTTTGCTAAGGAGAACAAGAACGGTGCGCCAATCAACTCATTACTATTTACGAACGTTTTAGTTGAAATCTTTATGTTCTCATACTTGATCACTGCGCAAGCTTACAATTTCTTCTATTCAGTTTCTAGTGCAGCAATCTTAATTCCATACGCATTCTCAGCATTCTATCAATTGAAGTTCTCAATGAACGAATCTAAGGGGACTGCAGGTAGAATTGGTAATATTGTTATTGGTTTGATTTCTAGTGTTTATGCATTGTGGCTATTATTTGCCGCTGGCCCTAAATTCTTACTGCTAACTTGCATCTTGTTTGCTGCTGGGATTCCAGTTTACTGGATTCTCCAGAAGAAAGATAACCACGCAGAAAAAATCTTTGGCCCAGTCGAACGAGTTGTCGCAATTTTGATTATTCTGGGGGCAATATACGCGATTTATGGATTATTGGTTGGTAAGATTATGTTGAATATGTAG
- a CDS encoding Crp/Fnr family transcriptional regulator: protein MISKSDYAECLLKVKNHPEFAGLNQRDLDELVDQTIIKEYHRGQVLFDQGDPRNNFYLIISGIVKSLHYDENGDEKLYFYIRENKTFPFIGLFSGDTYNYSAETMSEVKIAIMPMKLFEKLLKKNSDMMVSVIQEMGQIINTTEIQLRKMVTTSAKRRVESAIEALGQQLGEKQPDGTILIPYPMTLIELSKISGTTRETTSQMVSELVSEQKILYGKKHFRILMNE, encoded by the coding sequence ATGATATCTAAAAGTGATTATGCAGAATGCTTACTCAAAGTTAAAAACCATCCTGAATTTGCTGGGTTAAACCAGCGAGATTTAGATGAGCTCGTCGACCAAACGATTATCAAGGAATATCATCGTGGCCAAGTTTTATTTGACCAGGGTGATCCCCGCAATAATTTTTATTTGATTATTTCTGGTATCGTGAAGTCATTGCACTACGATGAAAATGGTGACGAAAAGTTATACTTCTACATCAGAGAAAATAAGACTTTTCCTTTTATCGGTTTGTTCTCAGGTGATACGTACAACTATAGTGCCGAAACAATGTCGGAAGTTAAAATCGCAATCATGCCGATGAAGCTATTTGAGAAGCTACTAAAAAAGAATTCAGATATGATGGTTTCCGTTATTCAGGAAATGGGTCAGATTATTAATACGACTGAAATTCAACTTCGAAAAATGGTAACTACTAGTGCCAAACGACGGGTCGAGAGTGCAATCGAAGCTTTGGGTCAGCAGCTTGGTGAAAAACAACCAGATGGTACGATCCTAATTCCTTACCCAATGACATTGATTGAATTATCAAAGATCAGTGGGACTACTAGGGAAACGACAAGTCAGATGGTATCAGAATTGGTGAGTGAGCAAAAAATTCTGTATGGTAAAAAACATTTTCGAATCCTGATGAATGAATAA